One window of Papaver somniferum cultivar HN1 chromosome 9, ASM357369v1, whole genome shotgun sequence genomic DNA carries:
- the LOC113314016 gene encoding protein UPSTREAM OF FLC-like isoform X2 — translation MEGKVGGGVGGEIRRVHIIYFLSRMGRVEHPHLIRVHHLSKNGVHLRDVKRWLSELRGKDMPDSFAWSYKRRYKTGYVWQDLLDDDLISPISDNEYVIKGSEITTLSFDPCFHGEKKGSTLAKAETITSIEEIKSKIPDSKSSNGGESQFDGEDSGPLDSETSTESSESIKERNSDDDHQKQRSIVPITEIKELNDETENSLQKNDKNEITEKQNPSSSSSTTSTARSSSSSSSSSSFNKSKSYSSGGATNVFRSLLSCRATDINDSALMMIRRSSCSSSSEICKFENLGGSDTNTSGILWNQHQSRQCGKGFKPERLHSHMKSCRGLKSLSKNRNSATAGYDCETEQKFTTFGSFKERNQQGCF, via the exons ATGGAAGGTAAAGTTGGAGGAGGGGTAGGAGGAGAGATAAGAAGAGTTCATATCATATATTTTCTGAGTCGAATGGGTCGAGTTGAACATCCACATCTCATTCGAGTTCATCATTTGAGTAAAAATGGTGTTCATTTACGAG ATGTTAAGAGATGGTTATCAGAATTGAGAGGAAAAGATATGCCAGATTCATTTGCCTGGTCTTACAAAAG GAGGTATAAAACGGGTTATGTTTGGCAAGATTTGCTGGATGATGATCTTATCAGTCCAATTTCGGACAATGAATATGTTATTAAAGGATCAGAAATAACTACACTTTCATTTG ATCCCTGTTTCCACGGAGAGAAAAAAGGTTCAACCTTAGCGAAAGCAGAGACAATTACTTCAATTGAAGAGATTAAATCAAAAATCCCAGATAGCAAAAGTAGTAATGGAGGAGAATCCCAATTTGATGGTGAAGATTCAGGACCGTTAGATTCAGAAACATCAACAGAAAGTAGTGAatcaatcaaagaaagaaactctGATGACGATCATCAAAAACAGAGGAGTATTGTTCCCATTACTGagattaaagaattaaatgaTGAAACTGAGAATTCTTTACAAAAGAATGATAAAAATGAAATTACAGAGAAACAGAAtccgtcatcatcatcatcaacgacatcaacagcaagatcttcttcttcgtcgtcatcttcatcttctttcaatAAGAGTAAGAGTTATTCGAGTGGTGGAGCTACTAATGTGTTTCGAAGTCTACTGAGTTGTCGTGCAACAGATATAAACGATTCAGCTTTGATGATGATCCGTAGaagttcttgttcttcttcttcagagatTTGCAAATTTGAGAATTTGGGTGGGTCTGACACGAATACTAGTGGAATATTATGGAATCAACATCAATCAAG GCAATGTGGGAAGGGGTTCAAGCCAGAGAGGTTACACTCACACATGAAGTCCTGTAGAGGCTTGAAAAGCCTGAGCAAGAATCGCAATAGTGCTACAGCTGGGTATGATTGTGAGACTGAGCAGAAGTTCACAACATTTGGATCTTTTAAAGAAAGAAACCAGCAGGGATGTTTTTAA
- the LOC113314016 gene encoding uncharacterized protein DDB_G0271670-like isoform X1, which yields MEGKVGGGVGGEIRRVHIIYFLSRMGRVEHPHLIRVHHLSKNGVHLRDVKRWLSELRGKDMPDSFAWSYKRRYKTGYVWQDLLDDDLISPISDNEYVIKGSEITTLSFDPCFHGEKKGSTLAKAETITSIEEIKSKIPDSKSSNGGESQFDGEDSGPLDSETSTESSESIKERNSDDDHQKQRSIVPITEIKELNDETENSLQKNDKNEITEKQNPSSSSSTTSTARSSSSSSSSSSFNKSKSYSSGGATNVFRSLLSCRATDINDSALMMIRRSSCSSSSEICKFENLGGSDTNTSGILWNQHQSRRSISKPSSSSSENSTSKKSNEFGGSQKKVSAAFKPVAEPHCSQCGKGFKPERLHSHMKSCRGLKSLSKNRNSATAGYDCETEQKFTTFGSFKERNQQGCF from the exons ATGGAAGGTAAAGTTGGAGGAGGGGTAGGAGGAGAGATAAGAAGAGTTCATATCATATATTTTCTGAGTCGAATGGGTCGAGTTGAACATCCACATCTCATTCGAGTTCATCATTTGAGTAAAAATGGTGTTCATTTACGAG ATGTTAAGAGATGGTTATCAGAATTGAGAGGAAAAGATATGCCAGATTCATTTGCCTGGTCTTACAAAAG GAGGTATAAAACGGGTTATGTTTGGCAAGATTTGCTGGATGATGATCTTATCAGTCCAATTTCGGACAATGAATATGTTATTAAAGGATCAGAAATAACTACACTTTCATTTG ATCCCTGTTTCCACGGAGAGAAAAAAGGTTCAACCTTAGCGAAAGCAGAGACAATTACTTCAATTGAAGAGATTAAATCAAAAATCCCAGATAGCAAAAGTAGTAATGGAGGAGAATCCCAATTTGATGGTGAAGATTCAGGACCGTTAGATTCAGAAACATCAACAGAAAGTAGTGAatcaatcaaagaaagaaactctGATGACGATCATCAAAAACAGAGGAGTATTGTTCCCATTACTGagattaaagaattaaatgaTGAAACTGAGAATTCTTTACAAAAGAATGATAAAAATGAAATTACAGAGAAACAGAAtccgtcatcatcatcatcaacgacatcaacagcaagatcttcttcttcgtcgtcatcttcatcttctttcaatAAGAGTAAGAGTTATTCGAGTGGTGGAGCTACTAATGTGTTTCGAAGTCTACTGAGTTGTCGTGCAACAGATATAAACGATTCAGCTTTGATGATGATCCGTAGaagttcttgttcttcttcttcagagatTTGCAAATTTGAGAATTTGGGTGGGTCTGACACGAATACTAGTGGAATATTATGGAATCAACATCAATCAAG GAGAAGTATCAGtaaaccatcatcatcatcttcagagAACAGTACATCAAAGAAGTCAAATGAATTCGGTGGTAGCCAGAAAAAAGTCTCTGCTGCTTTCAAACCAGTTGCTGAGCCTCACTGTTC GCAATGTGGGAAGGGGTTCAAGCCAGAGAGGTTACACTCACACATGAAGTCCTGTAGAGGCTTGAAAAGCCTGAGCAAGAATCGCAATAGTGCTACAGCTGGGTATGATTGTGAGACTGAGCAGAAGTTCACAACATTTGGATCTTTTAAAGAAAGAAACCAGCAGGGATGTTTTTAA